The following coding sequences are from one Treponema parvum window:
- a CDS encoding ABC transporter ATP-binding protein gives MDYSDPGKKNLIEMLGITKAFPGVVANDNITLTVQENEVLALLGENGAGKSTLMSILFGSYEPDSGVIKIRGKTVRIDDPNVATALGIGMVHQHFKLVHNYTVAENIVLGYEPRTKFGFLDLKSAEKKVFELSEKYGLKVDPKDKIEDITVGMQQRVEILKVLYRSADIIIFDEPTAVLTPQEIDDLILIIKRLKAEGKTIIIITHKLQEIKAVAERCTVLRRGKVISTVKVADVSEQDLAEMMVGRAVKFKIEKRPPKFGDVKLLLDKICVKNSRGQIAVRDLSLDVRAGEIVGVAGVDGNGQSELLFGITGMMPLADGKIYINGVDVSKYSIRKRIEAGLGYIPEDRQKHALIADFSLAENIAIKNYYLPPYTKNGCVLVEDEMKNKAESLIEAFDIRAAQGAVTKAGSMSGGNQQKAIVAREVDMGGGVLVIAQPTRGLDVGAIEYIHNRIIEERDKGRAILLISFELDEIMNLCDRIATISKGMIAGIFNAGEVTEREIGIMMAGSKDKHSERIA, from the coding sequence ATGGACTATAGCGATCCCGGTAAAAAAAACTTGATCGAAATGCTGGGGATAACGAAGGCCTTTCCCGGCGTCGTCGCCAATGACAATATAACTTTGACCGTACAGGAAAATGAAGTTTTGGCTTTGCTCGGTGAAAACGGTGCGGGAAAATCCACACTTATGTCTATTCTGTTCGGTTCTTACGAACCCGACTCCGGGGTTATAAAAATCAGAGGCAAGACGGTCAGGATCGACGATCCTAACGTTGCTACCGCATTGGGAATCGGTATGGTTCACCAGCATTTCAAACTCGTTCACAACTATACCGTAGCCGAAAACATCGTTTTAGGTTACGAGCCTAGGACGAAATTCGGGTTTCTTGATTTGAAGTCCGCAGAGAAGAAGGTTTTTGAACTTTCCGAAAAATACGGATTAAAGGTTGATCCTAAGGACAAGATAGAAGATATAACCGTAGGAATGCAGCAGCGCGTTGAAATTCTTAAAGTCCTTTATAGAAGCGCGGACATAATAATATTTGACGAACCTACGGCAGTTCTCACCCCGCAGGAAATAGACGATCTCATTCTTATAATAAAGCGTCTTAAAGCCGAAGGAAAAACCATAATAATAATCACTCACAAATTGCAGGAAATAAAAGCCGTTGCCGAGCGCTGTACGGTTTTGCGCCGCGGGAAAGTCATAAGTACCGTAAAAGTTGCAGACGTTTCGGAGCAGGACTTGGCCGAAATGATGGTGGGGCGCGCTGTCAAATTTAAAATTGAAAAAAGACCGCCGAAGTTCGGCGACGTAAAACTTCTGTTGGATAAAATTTGTGTAAAAAATTCCCGCGGGCAGATCGCCGTTCGGGATCTGTCGCTTGACGTGCGCGCCGGAGAGATAGTCGGCGTCGCCGGCGTTGACGGTAACGGGCAGTCGGAGCTGCTTTTCGGAATTACAGGAATGATGCCGCTTGCAGACGGAAAAATATATATTAACGGCGTAGATGTGTCAAAATATTCGATCAGAAAGCGGATCGAAGCCGGGCTGGGGTATATCCCCGAAGACAGACAAAAACATGCGCTCATAGCAGATTTTTCTCTTGCCGAAAATATCGCCATAAAGAATTATTATCTTCCGCCGTATACTAAAAACGGCTGTGTGCTTGTCGAAGACGAAATGAAAAACAAGGCCGAGTCGCTCATAGAAGCGTTCGACATAAGAGCGGCGCAGGGCGCGGTTACAAAGGCCGGAAGCATGTCCGGAGGAAATCAGCAAAAAGCGATCGTCGCGCGGGAGGTAGACATGGGCGGCGGAGTATTGGTAATCGCGCAGCCTACGCGGGGGCTTGACGTCGGCGCGATCGAGTACATTCACAATCGCATTATCGAAGAAAGGGATAAGGGGAGGGCGATCCTTTTGATTTCGTTTGAACTTGACGAGATTATGAATCTTTGCGACCGGATTGCGACAATTTCCAAAGGTATGATAGCCGGAATTTTTAACGCAGGCGAAGTTACCGAGCGGGAAATAGGCATTATGATGGCCGGTTCCAAGGACAAACATTCGGAGAGGATCGCATGA
- a CDS encoding ABC transporter permease encodes MSENTAGKRNFTAFLMKSDGAVSALVVLMGFLCATLLVIVVGRSPAGIYKAILQVVTGFNANNGKWNIRYVGEWLNYSVPFILCGFSMAFAARSGLFNIGGEGQYIIGMTVAQLVALTFPPIPFIHLFLALVLATVAGVIWGGVVGYLKARFEVSEVVATIMLNYIALFLSRIVTLAIPGTNTYKTPNFPETASLRLNFLTKLTNSSALNAGFFIMIVCVFVYWFLMEKTNVGFGLRATGFNKDAAKASGIPVVASIVIAMAVSGAFAGLGGGIVALGSFKYGRVIAGMDNYGFTGIAVALVGNNTALGTFFAGLLFGMLQAAQPIMQSNKIPKEITFIIQGLVVVFISLKAGFRLFLIWRERRRAEDRQGERCCQGRGGIK; translated from the coding sequence ATGAGTGAAAATACCGCAGGAAAAAGAAATTTTACGGCTTTTTTGATGAAGTCCGACGGAGCCGTTTCCGCTCTTGTCGTCCTTATGGGATTCCTTTGCGCTACCTTGCTTGTCATAGTTGTCGGACGAAGCCCTGCCGGAATATATAAGGCTATTCTTCAAGTTGTGACAGGCTTCAATGCGAATAACGGCAAATGGAACATACGCTACGTAGGCGAATGGCTTAATTATTCGGTTCCCTTTATTTTATGCGGGTTTTCGATGGCCTTCGCCGCGCGGTCGGGGCTTTTTAATATAGGCGGCGAAGGGCAGTACATAATAGGAATGACAGTCGCGCAACTCGTAGCTCTCACCTTTCCTCCCATCCCCTTTATTCACCTGTTTTTAGCTCTTGTTCTTGCGACTGTGGCGGGCGTAATATGGGGCGGCGTCGTAGGATATTTAAAGGCACGTTTTGAAGTTTCGGAAGTCGTTGCGACTATAATGTTAAATTATATTGCCTTGTTTCTTTCCCGCATCGTAACTCTTGCCATACCCGGTACGAATACCTATAAAACTCCGAATTTTCCGGAAACGGCGAGCCTGCGGTTGAATTTTTTAACCAAGCTTACAAATTCTTCCGCTCTCAATGCGGGCTTTTTCATCATGATAGTCTGTGTGTTCGTTTATTGGTTTTTAATGGAAAAGACAAATGTTGGCTTCGGACTTAGGGCTACGGGTTTTAATAAGGACGCCGCCAAGGCTTCAGGAATTCCTGTCGTCGCAAGCATAGTTATCGCGATGGCCGTTTCGGGCGCTTTCGCCGGATTGGGCGGCGGAATTGTCGCCCTTGGTTCGTTTAAATACGGCCGCGTTATCGCGGGCATGGATAATTACGGGTTTACGGGAATTGCAGTCGCCCTTGTAGGCAACAACACGGCGCTCGGCACCTTTTTTGCGGGGCTCCTGTTCGGAATGCTGCAGGCAGCCCAGCCCATCATGCAGTCAAATAAAATTCCAAAGGAAATCACATTTATTATCCAAGGACTTGTGGTGGTCTTTATTTCGCTTAAAGCCGGATTCCGCCTTTTCCTTATATGGAGAGAACGCAGACGTGCGGAAGATCGGCAAGGTGAACGGTGCTGTCAAGGACGGGGAGGCATAAAATGA
- a CDS encoding ABC transporter permease, which yields MNVLLGIIPSVLMISSPILITAAGGMICERSGVTNIALEGLLGIGAFCAASTHVLMESFFPYSEWFALAVGAVFGMLFSLIHAYASISLNADQTVSGTGINLLSTGVTIFFSQILFSSDRTRPYKIGMFPGPGGIYPTAYIALAVIIISWFMLYKIPFGLRLRACGEHPDAAASVGVNVRKMRYFAVLASGLLAGLAGGCLVLTETIQYTSNTINGTGFISLAAVSFGRWSPLGITGSSLLFGAAVAFAIYVVNIPVLSNMLPAEFFNLLPYVITLLALVIFSGKNYAPAANGKPYVTGAS from the coding sequence ATGAACGTACTTTTAGGGATAATACCTTCCGTATTGATGATTTCGTCGCCTATTTTGATAACCGCCGCCGGCGGCATGATATGTGAACGAAGCGGCGTTACAAATATCGCCCTCGAAGGCCTTTTGGGAATAGGCGCTTTTTGTGCAGCTTCTACACACGTGCTTATGGAATCGTTTTTTCCGTATTCCGAGTGGTTCGCGCTCGCGGTGGGAGCCGTTTTCGGCATGCTTTTTTCGCTCATACACGCTTACGCCAGTATTTCGCTGAACGCCGATCAGACGGTATCCGGTACCGGTATAAATTTGCTTTCTACGGGGGTGACTATTTTCTTTTCCCAAATTCTTTTTTCTTCCGACCGTACACGGCCCTATAAGATCGGCATGTTCCCCGGCCCGGGAGGAATTTATCCTACGGCATACATAGCCCTTGCCGTAATCATAATTTCATGGTTTATGCTCTATAAAATTCCGTTCGGGCTGAGATTGCGCGCCTGCGGCGAACATCCCGATGCCGCCGCTTCCGTAGGGGTAAACGTCCGTAAAATGCGTTACTTCGCAGTCCTCGCTTCGGGCCTTTTGGCAGGGCTCGCCGGCGGCTGCCTCGTCCTTACGGAGACCATTCAGTATACGTCGAATACGATAAACGGTACCGGATTTATTTCTCTGGCGGCGGTTTCTTTCGGGCGCTGGTCTCCTTTGGGAATAACGGGATCTTCCCTGTTGTTCGGAGCTGCTGTGGCTTTTGCAATTTACGTAGTGAATATTCCGGTCTTAAGCAATATGCTTCCGGCCGAATTTTTTAATCTTTTGCCCTACGTCATTACCCTTCTTGCCCTAGTGATATTCAGCGGCAAAAATTATGCGCCGGCCGCAAACGGAAAGCCTTACGTTACCGGCGCGTCCTAA
- a CDS encoding HD domain-containing protein has protein sequence MLDKRLILKIFEAFSIERWNDLVRPFQIIEMDKAAEKMVLAYIFGKFEENNGAKIDWEWMIYASVFDLLRKIALCDIKAPVQHLMKKEYPSEYMRLNEWVLSQYRSLIHDDELFSRFTLYVGQSSGLIPLTDTENTTYRIFRAAHKYSTLRELDMISMVNEPRRLDAIRRELEDVMQGYLDLRALQLLLTRQRPFDFLMIIEQLRFQRRWNQTPRVPATSVLGHCFFVALLTVLLARETGVCFSSTRLYNDFFSALFHDLPESVTRDIISPVKQATDELPNIVKKIEDMFVRKELLPYMEDFYSDELLYFTSDEFCNRVMINGKAKIVSWEELNSIYTDKDKPVDGKLVRLADHLSALLEADSSIRHGITSTHLENGRKNMLKLYADGELINGIDAASLFRSLISR, from the coding sequence ATGCTCGATAAACGATTAATCCTAAAGATATTTGAAGCTTTTTCCATTGAAAGATGGAACGATCTTGTAAGACCGTTCCAGATAATCGAAATGGATAAGGCCGCCGAAAAAATGGTCTTGGCCTATATATTCGGTAAATTCGAAGAAAATAATGGCGCCAAAATCGATTGGGAATGGATGATATACGCATCCGTTTTCGATTTGCTCAGAAAGATCGCGCTCTGCGACATAAAGGCTCCCGTTCAGCACCTCATGAAAAAGGAATATCCTTCGGAATACATGAGGCTTAACGAATGGGTCTTGTCGCAGTATCGGTCTCTTATCCACGACGATGAGCTTTTTTCCCGTTTTACATTGTACGTAGGACAGTCGTCGGGGTTGATTCCTCTTACCGATACGGAAAACACGACTTACCGTATTTTTCGCGCCGCGCATAAGTATTCGACGTTGCGAGAGTTGGACATGATTTCCATGGTAAACGAACCGCGCCGCCTTGACGCGATCCGACGGGAACTTGAAGACGTCATGCAAGGGTATCTCGATCTTCGCGCCTTGCAGCTCTTGCTCACTCGGCAAAGGCCTTTCGACTTTCTCATGATTATCGAGCAGCTCAGGTTCCAGCGCCGCTGGAATCAGACGCCGCGGGTTCCGGCCACAAGCGTGTTGGGACATTGTTTTTTTGTGGCGCTTCTTACCGTCTTACTGGCGCGTGAGACGGGCGTATGTTTTTCATCGACGAGATTGTATAACGATTTTTTCAGCGCGCTTTTTCATGATCTGCCGGAATCCGTAACGCGGGACATAATTTCGCCCGTAAAGCAGGCGACAGACGAGCTTCCCAACATCGTAAAAAAAATAGAAGACATGTTTGTTCGAAAAGAGCTTTTGCCGTACATGGAAGATTTTTATTCCGACGAATTGCTTTATTTTACAAGCGATGAATTTTGCAACCGCGTGATGATAAACGGAAAGGCTAAGATAGTTTCATGGGAAGAATTGAATTCGATTTATACCGACAAAGACAAACCCGTCGACGGTAAACTTGTACGTTTGGCAGATCATCTGTCGGCTCTTTTGGAAGCCGACAGTTCAATACGTCACGGAATAACTTCGACTCACCTTGAAAACGGACGCAAAAACATGCTTAAACTTTATGCGGACGGCGAACTCATAAACGGTATAGACGCGGCGTCGCTTTTCCGTTCCTTAATAAGCAGATAG
- a CDS encoding murein hydrolase activator EnvC family protein, protein MNLRFGNLAIKKTTVFFCAAVQVFLSLCVFADSTHTVSKGETLYAISRKYQITVAELRAANNMSESDVLKTGQKLTIPSADISAAAALTGAPVSDPSQKKNTKVYIVQKGDTFYGIARKNGIPLSELFALNGLGNDAILKAGEKLLVPDSLAVSGDFGTGGGSSKKNASSIASSSKAENSGDQNKSSEGTVLDLKFADPRKYTDAEKIDAGVVWPVKDPKVTYVKGKVSGVQLSAKRDENVTAIRAGTVMYCGIYRGFGQVIFVQSKTGLIYAYTGLGSVEIQKGDYVVAGAQLGTVGIDTISMQPQMTLMVFQNGMPIDPAKAPRG, encoded by the coding sequence ATGAATTTACGATTTGGAAATCTTGCTATAAAAAAAACGACGGTATTTTTCTGTGCGGCGGTGCAGGTCTTTTTAAGTTTATGTGTATTTGCCGATTCCACTCATACGGTTTCGAAGGGAGAAACCCTTTATGCCATAAGCCGGAAATATCAGATTACGGTAGCCGAACTTCGCGCCGCAAATAATATGTCTGAAAGCGACGTTTTAAAAACGGGGCAAAAACTTACGATACCCTCGGCCGACATTTCCGCAGCGGCGGCGCTTACGGGAGCTCCCGTTTCGGATCCTTCGCAAAAGAAAAACACGAAGGTCTATATCGTACAAAAAGGCGATACCTTTTACGGAATAGCGCGTAAAAACGGCATTCCTCTTTCGGAGCTTTTTGCATTAAACGGGCTCGGAAACGATGCGATTCTTAAAGCCGGTGAAAAATTGTTGGTTCCCGATTCCCTTGCCGTATCGGGAGATTTCGGAACAGGAGGCGGCTCGAGTAAAAAAAACGCTTCTTCAATAGCCTCGTCTTCGAAAGCTGAAAATTCGGGCGATCAAAACAAATCCTCGGAAGGGACTGTTTTGGATCTGAAATTCGCGGATCCAAGAAAATATACGGACGCTGAAAAAATCGATGCCGGCGTAGTGTGGCCGGTAAAAGATCCTAAAGTTACGTATGTGAAAGGAAAAGTTTCGGGCGTTCAGCTTTCCGCCAAGCGCGATGAAAATGTGACCGCCATCAGAGCCGGCACGGTAATGTACTGCGGAATTTATCGAGGCTTCGGACAGGTGATTTTCGTTCAGTCTAAGACGGGATTGATTTATGCGTATACGGGACTGGGTTCCGTAGAAATTCAAAAAGGCGATTATGTAGTGGCCGGGGCGCAGCTCGGCACTGTCGGAATAGATACGATAAGCATGCAGCCGCAGATGACGCTTATGGTTTTTCAAAACGGAATGCCGATAGATCCTGCGAAAGCTCCGCGCGGATAA
- a CDS encoding PolC-type DNA polymerase III, which translates to MLPGNNIYKNYKLLRLLLEDGAVLTAFDTETTGITCETDKIIEIGAVKFDIDGVLDTYHTLVDPLSDIPEDVTNVNHITNEMVKGSPPVGKVLPDFLRFIDNSILVAHNANFDLNFMNTELLRNGMKPLKNKTIDTLELARWAYPKLGKYALQFLAKTFSINVENAHRADDDALVCMNLFLRCLKDTDSMQETQ; encoded by the coding sequence ATGCTGCCGGGAAATAATATCTATAAAAATTATAAACTGCTTCGCCTTCTCTTGGAAGACGGAGCGGTATTGACCGCCTTCGACACCGAAACGACGGGAATCACGTGCGAAACCGATAAGATAATAGAAATAGGCGCCGTTAAATTCGATATTGACGGCGTCTTGGATACTTATCACACGCTCGTAGATCCGCTGTCCGATATTCCTGAAGACGTAACGAACGTCAACCACATCACAAATGAGATGGTAAAAGGCAGCCCGCCGGTAGGCAAAGTTCTTCCAGACTTTTTGCGCTTTATCGACAATTCAATCCTTGTGGCGCACAACGCAAATTTCGATCTGAATTTTATGAATACGGAACTGCTCAGAAACGGCATGAAACCTCTGAAGAATAAAACCATCGACACTTTGGAGCTTGCGCGCTGGGCGTATCCCAAACTCGGAAAATACGCTCTTCAGTTTCTTGCAAAAACTTTTTCGATAAACGTGGAAAACGCGCACCGCGCTGACGACGACGCTCTGGTATGCATGAATTTGTTTTTGCGCTGCCTTAAAGACACGGATTCGATGCAGGAAACGCAGTGA